A DNA window from Chelativorans sp. AA-79 contains the following coding sequences:
- a CDS encoding KpsF/GutQ family sugar-phosphate isomerase, whose protein sequence is MLNRPIKQFDSASAIRSAARTLATEQAGLSILAEALDDGLSEPFASAVEAMARISGRVIVTGVGKSGHIGCKIAATLASTGTPAYFVHPAEANHGDLGMITRDDAIIALSWSGESAELKGIVAYARRFAIPLIAVTSGDRSALAREANVVLRLPKVQEACPHGLAPTTSTLLQLAIGDALAIALLEARGFTPDHFRTFHPGGQLGAKLTRVGDIMHTGERMPLVPSGTGMRQAILEISRKGFGCVGITDGHGGLVGIVTDGDLRRHMDSDILAMSVDEVMTPRPKTIVPDMLAEAALQMINSSAITTLMVVENGKPVGIVHLHDLLRVGAA, encoded by the coding sequence ATGCTGAACAGACCGATCAAGCAGTTCGACAGCGCGAGTGCCATAAGGTCGGCGGCCCGGACGCTGGCCACGGAGCAGGCAGGCCTCTCCATTCTCGCCGAGGCGCTCGACGACGGCCTCTCGGAGCCCTTCGCTTCGGCCGTGGAGGCAATGGCGAGGATTTCTGGCCGCGTCATCGTCACCGGCGTAGGCAAGAGCGGCCATATCGGATGCAAGATCGCCGCGACACTGGCTTCCACCGGAACGCCCGCCTATTTCGTGCATCCCGCCGAAGCCAATCACGGCGATCTCGGCATGATCACGCGGGATGACGCGATCATCGCGCTCTCCTGGTCCGGCGAGAGCGCGGAGCTCAAGGGCATCGTCGCCTATGCGCGCCGTTTCGCCATCCCGCTGATCGCGGTGACGTCGGGCGACCGCTCGGCGCTTGCGCGCGAGGCGAACGTGGTGCTCCGCCTGCCGAAGGTGCAGGAGGCCTGCCCGCACGGGCTGGCGCCCACCACGTCAACGCTTCTGCAGCTTGCCATCGGCGATGCGCTGGCGATCGCGCTCCTGGAGGCGCGCGGCTTCACGCCCGACCATTTCCGCACCTTCCATCCCGGCGGGCAGCTCGGCGCGAAGCTCACCCGCGTGGGCGACATCATGCATACGGGCGAGCGGATGCCGCTCGTGCCCTCCGGCACGGGAATGCGTCAGGCGATCCTGGAAATTTCGCGCAAGGGCTTCGGCTGCGTCGGTATTACGGACGGCCATGGCGGCCTGGTCGGCATCGTCACCGACGGTGACCTGCGCCGCCACATGGACAGCGACATTCTCGCCATGAGCGTGGACGAGGTGATGACGCCGCGGCCGAAGACGATCGTTCCCGACATGCTGGCCGAGGCCGCGCTGCAGATGATCAATTCCTCGGCGATCACCACGCTGATGGTGGTGGAGAACGGCAAGCCGGTGGGCATCGTCCACCTGCACGACCTGCTCAGGGTCGGAGCGGCTTAA
- a CDS encoding NfeD family protein, translating to MLMRIFAELGPWNWMLLGFILLALEILVPGVFLLWIGIAAILTGALSLQLWETAFWGWQVQVLVFLALSLASAYFGKRLMDARRDEETDEPLLNRRAEQLVGRTAQLEEPIREGYGRIRLGDTTWRVAGPDLPAGARVRVVAAKGGTLQVDDARG from the coding sequence ATGCTGATGCGCATCTTCGCCGAGCTCGGTCCGTGGAACTGGATGCTCCTCGGGTTCATCCTCCTGGCGCTGGAGATCCTCGTTCCCGGCGTCTTCCTGCTGTGGATCGGCATTGCGGCGATCCTCACCGGGGCCCTGTCGCTCCAGCTTTGGGAGACGGCGTTCTGGGGCTGGCAGGTGCAGGTCCTGGTCTTCCTCGCTCTCTCCCTCGCCTCCGCCTATTTCGGCAAGCGCCTTATGGATGCGCGGCGGGACGAGGAGACGGATGAGCCGCTGCTGAACCGGCGGGCGGAGCAGCTCGTCGGCCGCACAGCACAACTCGAGGAGCCGATCCGCGAAGGCTATGGCCGTATTCGTCTTGGCGACACCACCTGGCGCGTCGCCGGACCGGACCTGCCGGCCGGCGCCCGCGTGCGGGTCGTGGCGGCAAAGGGCGGCACGTTGCAGGTGGATGACGCCCGGGGTTAA
- a CDS encoding glutamate synthase subunit beta, with translation MGKVTGFLEIDRQENKYQPASDRIRHFREFTLPMSDQEVSKQAARCMDCGIPYCHGPTGCPVHNQIPDWNDLVYQGDWETAIHNLHSTNNFPEWTGRICPAPCEEACTLNLEDVPVAIKTIEQAIGDKAYELGFIRPQPADKKTGRRVAIIGSGPAGMAAAQQLGRAGHDVHVYERESRPGGLMRYGIPDFKIEKRYIERRVEQMQGEGVTFFCGVNVGVDKPVAALLAEYDAVLYCGGSEKPRPAGIPGVEFNSVHDAMPYLVQQNRRIGGEDIQSAAWPSEPILAGGKHVVVVGGGDTASDCVGTAFRQGAVRVTQLDIRPKPPEKEDKLSVWPYWATKMRTSSSQAEGAEREFQVATLEFIGEDGHLTGVKCCQVDEKRKPIAGTEFVIRADLAFIAVGFAGPVETGVLQELGTSLATSVDRRNSTNVVANDRDYRTSLDKLFAAGDVRRGQSLVVWAIREGRQAARAIDEFLMGSTVLPR, from the coding sequence ATGGGCAAGGTTACAGGTTTTCTCGAGATCGACCGGCAGGAGAACAAGTATCAGCCGGCGTCCGACCGCATCAGGCATTTCCGCGAGTTCACCCTGCCGATGTCGGACCAGGAGGTCTCCAAACAGGCCGCGCGATGCATGGATTGCGGCATCCCGTACTGCCATGGGCCGACGGGCTGCCCCGTACACAACCAGATCCCGGACTGGAACGATCTCGTCTACCAGGGGGACTGGGAGACGGCGATCCACAATCTCCACTCCACCAACAACTTCCCCGAATGGACGGGCCGGATCTGCCCGGCGCCGTGCGAGGAGGCCTGCACGCTAAACCTCGAAGACGTGCCGGTGGCCATCAAGACCATCGAGCAGGCGATCGGCGACAAAGCCTATGAACTCGGCTTTATCCGGCCTCAGCCGGCCGACAAGAAGACCGGCAGGCGAGTGGCGATCATCGGCTCGGGGCCGGCCGGCATGGCGGCCGCCCAGCAACTCGGCCGCGCCGGGCACGATGTGCATGTCTACGAGCGCGAGAGCCGGCCGGGCGGGCTGATGCGCTACGGCATTCCCGACTTCAAGATCGAAAAGCGCTATATCGAGCGCCGCGTCGAACAGATGCAGGGCGAGGGCGTGACCTTCTTCTGTGGCGTGAATGTCGGCGTCGACAAGCCGGTGGCCGCGCTTCTGGCCGAATATGACGCGGTGCTTTACTGCGGCGGCTCGGAAAAGCCGCGCCCGGCGGGCATTCCCGGCGTGGAGTTCAACAGCGTTCATGATGCCATGCCTTATCTGGTGCAGCAGAACCGGCGCATCGGAGGCGAGGACATCCAGTCCGCCGCCTGGCCCTCGGAGCCGATCCTGGCCGGGGGTAAGCACGTGGTGGTGGTGGGCGGCGGCGATACGGCTTCTGACTGCGTCGGTACGGCCTTCCGCCAGGGCGCCGTCCGGGTCACACAGCTCGACATCCGCCCGAAGCCGCCGGAAAAGGAGGACAAGCTCTCCGTCTGGCCCTATTGGGCCACCAAGATGCGAACCTCCTCCAGCCAGGCGGAGGGCGCGGAGCGGGAGTTCCAGGTCGCAACGCTCGAATTCATCGGCGAGGACGGTCATCTCACCGGGGTGAAGTGCTGCCAGGTCGACGAGAAGCGCAAGCCGATCGCGGGCACGGAATTTGTCATCCGGGCGGATCTGGCCTTCATTGCCGTCGGTTTCGCGGGTCCGGTGGAAACCGGTGTCCTGCAGGAACTCGGCACCTCGCTTGCCACCAGTGTGGACCGGCGCAACTCCACCAATGTGGTCGCCAACGACCGCGACTACCGCACCAGCCTCGACAAGCTCTTTGCCGCGGGTGATGTGCGGCGCGGCCAGTCGCTTGTGGTCTGGGCGATCCGCGAAGGAAGGCAGGCGGCCCGCGCGATCGACGAGTTCCTGATGGGAAGCACCGTCCTGCCGCGATAG
- a CDS encoding SPFH domain-containing protein — MSFSGFDILLPVLVILVLLLLFAGIKTVPQGHNYTVERFGRYTRTLTPGLNMIVPFVDRIGARMNMMEQVLDVPTQEIITRDNAIVAVDGVAFYQVLSAPQAAYQVAGLQNAILNLTMTNIRSVMGSMDLDELLSNRDAINERLLRIVDEAASPWGIKMTRVEIKDINPPANLVESMARQMMAERNKRAQILEAEGLKQAQILEAEGRREAAFRDAEARERGAEAEARATQVVSEAIAQGDVQAVNYFVAQKYTEALAKIGSAGNSKIVLMPFEASSLIGTLGGIGSMVRDVFGDGDGKTASRPAARSTPARPPVTGPERS, encoded by the coding sequence ATGTCTTTTTCCGGTTTTGATATTCTTCTTCCTGTTCTCGTCATTCTTGTCCTTCTGCTGCTCTTCGCCGGCATCAAGACGGTGCCGCAGGGCCACAACTATACCGTCGAGCGTTTTGGCCGCTACACGCGCACCCTCACTCCGGGCCTCAACATGATCGTGCCTTTCGTCGATCGCATCGGCGCCAGGATGAACATGATGGAACAGGTGCTGGATGTGCCGACGCAGGAGATCATCACGCGCGACAACGCGATCGTCGCCGTCGACGGCGTCGCCTTCTACCAAGTGCTGAGCGCGCCGCAGGCGGCCTATCAGGTGGCGGGGCTCCAGAACGCGATCCTCAACCTCACCATGACCAACATCCGCTCCGTCATGGGATCCATGGACCTGGACGAGCTTCTCTCCAATCGCGACGCCATCAACGAGCGGCTGCTGCGCATCGTTGACGAGGCCGCAAGCCCCTGGGGCATCAAGATGACCCGCGTCGAGATCAAGGACATCAACCCGCCGGCGAACCTGGTCGAATCCATGGCCCGGCAGATGATGGCCGAGCGCAACAAGCGCGCCCAGATCCTCGAGGCCGAAGGCCTGAAACAGGCGCAGATTCTCGAAGCGGAAGGCCGCCGCGAAGCCGCCTTCCGCGATGCCGAAGCGCGCGAGCGCGGGGCAGAGGCGGAGGCCCGCGCCACCCAGGTCGTGTCGGAGGCCATTGCCCAGGGCGACGTGCAGGCGGTGAACTACTTCGTTGCCCAGAAATACACCGAGGCGCTGGCCAAGATCGGCTCGGCCGGCAACAGCAAGATCGTCCTAATGCCCTTCGAGGCCTCCTCCCTGATCGGCACACTGGGTGGCATCGGCTCCATGGTCCGCGATGTGTTCGGCGATGGCGACGGCAAGACCGCGTCGCGGCCGGCCGCCCGCTCCACCCCTGCCCGGCCGCCGGTCACCGGCCCCGAGCGCAGTTGA
- a CDS encoding outer membrane beta-barrel protein, which yields MAGVHFSKKRAILCLACAIGALLPALPAAGQDGALRGTLDASEDRFLAQAVGEDSGTGIPSPGYTPTSPGALPEEPDAGLPLAEDDALPADAEAEPALPEEAERAEQLEGEPEDIVTRAVPAGAVGQEELSRRQNLRQRAITGRDFDREENPYAPLGLRLGNVVVRPSIEQGLTWTSNADDSPDGEEAVLSETTLRLNATTDWSRHRAALDASTTFRKSLSGEEVRETEGDARATLEFDIAAGLTGRASLGYSFGRERASSPVSIAGVEDQPLRHTIDGSVGIGKDVGPLRLRATGEVIRNQYGDAELVGGGTLSQADRNSTLALLRLRGGYEVSPALTPFLEVEAGRRFYDQERDSAGYARSATRLGARAGVTLDLSEKLRGEVSAGWISEDFEDDRLEAVSGPTLAASLEWSPLRGTIVGLNASTYVEGSTTAGESGSLLHSATLRLERQMRSNLTGSLAFGVSYRDYSGGGHDLILNGEAALTWWVNRYVGLTGRARHERQTSDLPGRDYETTSVFMGMTLQR from the coding sequence ATGGCGGGCGTTCACTTCAGCAAGAAAAGGGCGATACTGTGTCTGGCATGCGCGATCGGCGCGCTGCTGCCGGCGCTGCCTGCCGCCGGGCAGGACGGCGCCCTGCGCGGAACGCTGGATGCGTCCGAGGACCGCTTCCTCGCCCAGGCCGTCGGCGAGGATTCAGGCACGGGCATCCCTTCCCCCGGCTATACGCCCACCAGCCCCGGAGCCCTGCCGGAAGAGCCGGATGCGGGCCTTCCTCTCGCGGAGGACGACGCGCTGCCCGCCGACGCGGAAGCGGAGCCGGCCCTGCCGGAGGAGGCGGAACGGGCGGAACAGCTTGAAGGAGAACCGGAAGACATCGTGACGAGAGCCGTTCCGGCCGGTGCCGTCGGCCAGGAAGAGCTTTCGCGGCGACAGAATCTTCGTCAGCGGGCCATCACGGGCCGGGACTTCGACCGGGAAGAGAATCCCTATGCCCCTCTCGGCCTGCGGCTCGGCAATGTCGTGGTCCGGCCGAGCATTGAACAGGGGCTCACCTGGACGTCCAACGCCGACGACAGCCCGGATGGCGAGGAAGCAGTCCTTTCTGAGACCACGCTGCGCCTCAACGCGACCACCGACTGGTCTCGCCACCGCGCGGCGCTCGACGCCTCCACCACCTTCCGCAAATCGCTGTCCGGCGAGGAGGTCAGGGAGACAGAAGGCGACGCCCGGGCCACCCTGGAATTCGATATCGCCGCCGGGCTGACCGGCCGCGCTTCGCTCGGCTATTCGTTCGGGCGGGAACGCGCATCCTCGCCGGTGAGCATCGCCGGCGTCGAGGACCAGCCGCTCAGGCATACGATCGACGGTTCCGTGGGGATCGGGAAGGATGTCGGCCCGCTGCGCCTGCGCGCCACCGGCGAGGTCATCCGCAATCAGTATGGCGACGCGGAACTCGTCGGCGGCGGCACGCTCTCCCAGGCCGACCGGAACTCCACCCTGGCGCTCCTGCGGCTGCGCGGCGGCTATGAGGTCTCGCCCGCCCTCACGCCCTTCCTGGAAGTGGAAGCCGGCCGCCGCTTCTACGACCAGGAACGCGACAGCGCCGGCTATGCCCGCTCCGCCACCCGGCTCGGCGCGCGCGCCGGCGTGACGCTTGACCTCTCGGAAAAGCTGAGAGGCGAAGTCTCCGCCGGCTGGATCAGCGAGGATTTCGAGGACGATCGGCTGGAAGCCGTCTCCGGCCCGACCCTGGCGGCAAGCCTCGAATGGTCGCCCCTGCGCGGCACCATCGTCGGCTTGAACGCTTCGACATATGTGGAAGGCAGCACCACCGCCGGAGAGAGCGGCTCGCTGCTCCATTCGGCGACGTTGCGGCTGGAGCGGCAGATGCGCTCCAACCTCACCGGCAGTCTCGCCTTCGGGGTGAGCTACCGCGATTATTCCGGAGGCGGGCACGACCTCATTCTGAATGGCGAAGCCGCACTCACCTGGTGGGTCAACCGCTATGTGGGCCTGACCGGCCGCGCCCGCCACGAGCGGCAGACGAGCGACCTGCCGGGACGCGACTACGAGACGACAAGCGTCTTCATGGGCATGACGCTGCAGCGCTGA
- the hemH gene encoding ferrochelatase: MTLEQTNRKEGSNLAPAGKVGVLLVNLGTPDGTDYWPMRRYLAEFLSDRRVIEWPRAIWYPVLYGIVLARRPKKSGALYAKIWNTERNESPLRTFTRAQGEKLAAVLADNASIIVDWAMRYGSPSIETVTKSLIERGCDRIVMFPLYPQYSATTTATVNDKFFEALSKLRFQPAIRTVPAYPGEPVYIDALASSIERHLAGLAFQPEVVIASYHGIPQSYSQRGDPYHEQCLETTRLLRKRLGWDEKKLLTCFQSRFGPEEWLQPYTDKTVEKLAREGVKSVAVFNPGFVSDCLETLEEIAVEAAETFRKAGGENFTHIPCLNDSDEGMAVIEALVRREISGWV; this comes from the coding sequence ATGACCCTCGAGCAGACCAACCGGAAAGAAGGCAGTAACCTCGCCCCTGCGGGCAAGGTCGGCGTCCTGCTCGTCAATCTCGGCACGCCCGATGGTACGGACTACTGGCCGATGCGCCGCTATCTCGCCGAGTTCCTGTCCGATCGGCGGGTCATCGAATGGCCGCGCGCCATCTGGTATCCGGTGCTCTATGGCATCGTGCTCGCCCGCCGGCCGAAGAAGTCCGGGGCGCTCTATGCGAAGATATGGAACACCGAGCGCAACGAGTCTCCCCTGCGCACCTTCACCCGCGCGCAAGGGGAAAAGCTTGCAGCCGTTCTTGCCGACAACGCGAGCATCATCGTCGACTGGGCGATGCGCTACGGCAGTCCGTCTATCGAGACGGTGACGAAGAGCCTGATCGAGCGCGGCTGCGATCGCATCGTGATGTTCCCGCTCTATCCGCAGTATTCCGCCACGACGACGGCAACCGTGAACGATAAATTCTTCGAGGCGCTGTCGAAGCTGCGTTTCCAACCCGCGATCCGCACGGTGCCTGCCTATCCGGGCGAGCCGGTCTATATCGATGCGCTCGCCAGCTCCATCGAGCGGCATCTGGCGGGCCTCGCTTTCCAGCCCGAAGTGGTGATTGCCTCCTACCACGGCATCCCGCAGAGCTACTCGCAGCGCGGCGATCCCTATCACGAGCAGTGCCTCGAGACGACGCGGCTTCTGCGCAAGCGGCTTGGCTGGGACGAAAAGAAGCTCCTCACCTGCTTCCAGTCGCGCTTCGGTCCGGAGGAGTGGCTCCAGCCCTATACGGACAAGACGGTGGAGAAGCTGGCGCGGGAAGGCGTGAAGTCCGTCGCCGTCTTCAATCCCGGCTTTGTGTCCGATTGCCTGGAGACGCTGGAAGAGATCGCCGTCGAGGCCGCCGAGACCTTCCGCAAAGCGGGTGGGGAGAACTTCACGCACATCCCCTGCTTGAACGACAGCGACGAAGGCATGGCCGTGATCGAGGCACTGGTCCGCCGCGAGATTTCCGGTTGGGTGTAA
- a CDS encoding DUF459 domain-containing protein: MAVGKHRTHRFLRPLLVFGLAVATFLLPALQAPAPAQELIRRQGLLDRLFGGPPPREALPPAQGERPRRGILQRRERAAPRQERAPAARSTRRAAPRSSPARSVPEPPLPETVKKDENARVVLVVGDFMAGGLAEGLETAYAEAPGVRVVDRTNGSSGFVRDDFYDWNAELAPILEEEKPAALVVMIGSNDRQQLVVDGRPERPQTEAWRKEYISRVETFVGQISDAGIPLVWTGVPPFKSQAMSSDMLAFNDIYKNAVEAAGGSFVDIWEGFVDENGTFTAAGPDMNGQPVRLRASDGINLTSAGKRKIAFYVEKPLSKILGTAVSPEDGKDGVGNDLRPGVAVGNPADLKRTQPISLAGPDLDGGAELLGAAGAISTADGKKLKPSSQAGRADDFSLRQPETAKSAAPETTTAITP, encoded by the coding sequence ATGGCCGTGGGAAAGCATCGGACACATCGCTTCCTGCGGCCGCTCCTTGTCTTCGGCCTTGCCGTCGCGACATTTCTCCTGCCGGCCCTCCAGGCGCCTGCCCCGGCGCAGGAGTTGATTCGCCGCCAGGGTCTGCTGGATCGCCTCTTCGGAGGTCCTCCACCGCGCGAGGCGTTGCCACCCGCCCAAGGTGAGCGTCCGCGGCGCGGCATCCTCCAAAGGAGGGAGCGCGCCGCACCGCGGCAGGAGCGCGCGCCGGCTGCGCGCAGCACCCGCCGCGCCGCGCCCCGGTCCAGTCCCGCGCGCTCGGTTCCCGAGCCACCGCTCCCCGAGACGGTGAAGAAGGACGAGAACGCACGCGTGGTGCTGGTGGTGGGCGACTTCATGGCCGGCGGGCTGGCGGAGGGGCTCGAAACCGCCTATGCGGAGGCACCCGGCGTCCGCGTGGTCGACCGCACGAATGGCTCTTCCGGTTTTGTGCGTGACGACTTCTACGACTGGAACGCCGAGCTCGCACCCATCCTCGAAGAGGAGAAACCCGCGGCCCTCGTGGTCATGATCGGCTCCAACGATCGGCAGCAACTCGTCGTCGACGGCAGGCCGGAGCGGCCCCAGACGGAGGCTTGGCGGAAGGAATATATCAGCCGGGTCGAGACCTTTGTCGGGCAGATCAGCGACGCCGGCATCCCCTTGGTCTGGACCGGCGTGCCGCCCTTCAAGTCGCAGGCCATGTCATCGGACATGCTGGCCTTCAACGATATCTATAAGAACGCGGTCGAAGCGGCAGGCGGCAGCTTCGTCGACATCTGGGAGGGCTTCGTCGACGAGAACGGCACCTTCACCGCTGCCGGCCCGGACATGAACGGCCAACCGGTGCGGCTGCGCGCCAGCGACGGCATCAATCTGACGAGCGCCGGCAAGCGCAAGATCGCCTTCTATGTCGAAAAGCCGCTGAGCAAGATCCTCGGCACCGCTGTTTCTCCCGAGGACGGTAAGGACGGCGTCGGGAATGACCTGCGACCGGGCGTCGCCGTCGGCAACCCTGCCGATCTCAAACGCACCCAGCCCATCTCACTTGCAGGCCCGGACCTGGACGGCGGCGCGGAGCTTCTCGGGGCGGCAGGTGCCATTTCCACTGCGGACGGAAAGAAACTCAAGCCTTCCTCCCAGGCCGGACGCGCCGACGACTTCTCGTTGCGCCAGCCGGAAACCGCCAAATCCGCGGCCCCCGAGACGACGACGGCGATAACACCGTGA
- the galU gene encoding UTP--glucose-1-phosphate uridylyltransferase GalU: MKKIRKAVLPVAGLGTRFLPATKALPKEMLTVVDKPIIQYVVDEAREAGIEHFIFVTGRNKTAIEDHFDVAVELYDTLSRRGKTEILERLQALQPEPGQTSYTRQQVPLGLGHAVWCARELVGDEPFALLLPDMIMQSEPGCMKEMVELYERTGGNVLAVEECDPSQTHKYGIVGRGKNAHSGFEITAMVEKPKPEDAPSNFYINGRYILQPEIFSLLEDQETGAGGEIQITDAMLRLHAKQPFFAHIYRGRTFDCGSPEGFIKANIALALQQESLKPQVLGFLKDFLDEEGLA; this comes from the coding sequence ATGAAGAAGATCCGCAAAGCTGTTTTACCGGTTGCTGGCCTGGGCACCCGTTTCCTCCCCGCCACCAAGGCCTTGCCCAAGGAAATGCTTACCGTCGTGGACAAGCCCATCATCCAATACGTGGTGGACGAGGCGCGCGAGGCGGGAATCGAGCATTTCATCTTCGTCACGGGGCGCAATAAGACGGCGATCGAAGACCATTTCGACGTGGCGGTGGAGCTTTACGACACGCTTTCGCGGCGCGGAAAGACGGAGATCCTCGAGCGCCTGCAGGCGCTGCAGCCGGAGCCCGGCCAGACGAGCTATACGCGCCAGCAGGTGCCGCTGGGGCTGGGGCATGCCGTCTGGTGCGCGCGCGAGCTCGTGGGCGACGAGCCCTTCGCGCTGCTCCTGCCCGACATGATCATGCAATCGGAGCCGGGCTGCATGAAGGAAATGGTCGAGCTCTACGAGAGAACCGGCGGGAATGTGCTGGCGGTCGAGGAATGCGATCCCTCGCAGACGCACAAATACGGCATCGTCGGGCGCGGCAAGAACGCCCATTCCGGCTTCGAGATCACCGCGATGGTGGAGAAGCCCAAGCCCGAGGACGCCCCGTCCAACTTCTACATCAACGGCCGCTACATCCTGCAGCCGGAAATCTTCTCGTTGCTGGAGGACCAGGAGACCGGCGCCGGCGGCGAAATCCAGATCACTGACGCCATGCTGCGGCTGCACGCCAAGCAGCCATTCTTCGCGCATATCTATCGCGGCCGCACCTTCGACTGCGGCTCGCCGGAAGGCTTCATCAAGGCCAATATCGCCCTTGCGCTGCAGCAGGAGAGCCTCAAGCCGCAGGTATTGGGCTTCCTGAAAGACTTCCTCGACGAAGAGGGGCTCGCCTGA
- a CDS encoding lytic murein transglycosylase codes for MAAGVQVSSADAGFQRWIAEFRSVAAQNGVSPATYDRAFRGVTAPDPEVLEKARYQPEFRSEPWEYFDNRINEHTVTVGRRMARQWKAWLDRIESHFGVSRYVLLAIWSIESNYGAALTNDRVMRSLPRSLATLAYADSRRAKFARTQLISALKILERGDVSAQQLTSSWAGAMGHTQFIPTSYQAYAVDMDGDGRRDIWNSVPDALASAANLLRKNGWRPDETWGYEVVLPEGRKFPAGSMSLSRWQSIGVVRANGKGFPRPSQNAELKVPDGRAGPAFLMTKNFFVIKRYNNADTYALAVGLLADQIAGYGGLVRDWNRPFQRLSFEETQELQKRLGTLGYYSGEIDGKIGSGSREAIRTFQSRMGLAQDGHPSKEVLNVLRGR; via the coding sequence ATGGCGGCAGGCGTTCAGGTATCGTCCGCCGATGCGGGCTTTCAGCGCTGGATTGCGGAATTCCGCTCGGTCGCCGCCCAGAACGGCGTTTCCCCTGCCACCTATGATCGCGCCTTCCGCGGTGTGACGGCACCCGATCCGGAAGTGCTGGAGAAAGCTCGTTACCAGCCCGAGTTCCGAAGCGAACCATGGGAATATTTCGACAACCGGATCAACGAGCACACCGTCACCGTGGGGCGCCGGATGGCGCGGCAGTGGAAAGCCTGGCTCGATCGCATTGAAAGCCATTTCGGCGTCAGCCGCTATGTGCTGCTCGCCATCTGGTCGATCGAATCGAACTACGGCGCTGCACTTACGAACGACCGTGTGATGCGCAGCCTGCCGCGATCTCTCGCCACGCTCGCCTATGCCGATTCACGGCGTGCAAAATTCGCGCGGACGCAGCTCATCTCCGCTCTCAAGATTCTCGAGAGGGGCGATGTCTCGGCCCAGCAGCTGACCAGTTCCTGGGCGGGCGCCATGGGCCACACCCAGTTCATTCCGACCAGCTATCAGGCCTACGCGGTGGATATGGATGGCGACGGGCGCCGCGACATCTGGAATTCCGTGCCCGACGCGCTTGCTTCCGCCGCAAATCTTCTGCGCAAGAATGGCTGGCGGCCGGACGAGACCTGGGGCTACGAAGTGGTGCTGCCCGAAGGGCGCAAATTCCCGGCCGGCTCCATGTCCCTCAGCCGATGGCAGTCGATCGGCGTCGTGCGGGCCAACGGCAAGGGCTTCCCCCGCCCGTCGCAGAATGCCGAGCTCAAAGTGCCCGACGGGCGCGCGGGCCCCGCTTTCCTGATGACCAAGAATTTCTTCGTCATCAAGCGCTACAACAACGCCGATACCTACGCTCTTGCCGTCGGCCTTCTCGCAGACCAGATAGCGGGCTATGGTGGCCTCGTCCGCGATTGGAACCGGCCGTTCCAGCGCCTCTCCTTCGAGGAGACGCAGGAACTGCAGAAGCGGCTGGGCACCCTCGGCTATTACAGCGGCGAGATCGACGGCAAGATCGGCAGTGGATCGCGTGAGGCGATCCGGACCTTCCAGTCGCGCATGGGTCTGGCGCAGGATGGGCACCCCAGCAAGGAAGTGCTGAACGTCCTGAGGGGTCGCTGA